ACAGTTCAGAAAATCTTCGATGATGCTGTCGTCTACGATCATCGTGATATCACTATTACAGGGCCAGGTTTCATGCTTTTCGTTAGCTTACTCAAAATACAGACAGCATCGTGGGGTTGGCCCATTATTCATAATGTAGGGTCCGCTCTTCATGATGGCTACCTATTTGGAATTGTTTGCGCAGCCTTGAAATACAGGCGGGGGACTGTCTATCGTGTTCCGTCATTTCACTTTCGTCAGTGTTGCCTAATTTAACCTGCCGCGAAAGACTCTCTTGCTTTCCCTATCGCATGCAGGCATCATGCAAAAAAACCGACTGAAAGGAGCTGCGATGAAAGAGAACATGCCAGCAAGATGGTGGAGAAAGAAAAAGTTCGCAAGGCCTAGGACGTCGAACAGTTGGCGCACCTTGCCGCGAGCAATTGAGCCGGATGATGTAAACAGATTGCTTCGGAAGAGATTCACCCCGAGGGATAAATGCATGATCCTGATGCTGTTACGATCCGGCATGCGTATTTCTGAGCTACTCGCCCTGAGGCTTGAGGACATCAGCCTCAGGAAACACACGGTAACAATACACGAAAGTGCAAAGACCAGAAACGGAAGAATCACCTACCTGGGCGAGGACGCCTGCAAGGCAGTTCGGAAATGGATGAAAGCACGAAAGGCCAATACAAAATTCCTACTCTACGCGCGTGGCGAGACGAGCATGAGCTATTCAACCGCCCGGTCCAGCTTTGCCAACTGTCTCAGAAGTGCCCGTCTTGTGCGAAAGGGATACACGCTGCATAGTTTGAGGCATACTTTCGCCAGTGAATTGCTGTGTGCCGGAATGCCCCTCGAGTCGCTTCAAATTCTTATGGGCCATTCGGATATTGAGGTAACGCGAAGATACGCGCGACTGACAGACAAGGCACTCGAAAAGGATTACTTCGAGGCCATGAAAATAATTGAAAGGGGTGACATCGATGGATCCTACCGAACTGCTTACCAGATATAGACGTTTTCTGAAGAGAGTAAACTATTCGAAGACCACAGTCAGGAGCTATGCATTCATCGTCCAGGTTTTCCTTGACTGGGTGACCGTGTCGATCAACGAAGTGACCTGTGACGTCATGGGTGAATACGTAGGTTTTCTTCACCACAGAAGGCTGAGACCGCAGACGATAAACAGCTACCTCGACGGGATCAGGAAGTTCTACGACTATCTCACGTTCGAAGAGAGAAAGGGTATCGTCAATCCCGTGAAAAACGAGTATAAGCAGATACTGCCCAAGCCCTTACCGAGGTTTCTTAAGGATCAGGAATTGAAGATACTTTTGCGACACGTCACTCATAAGAGGGATCGTGCGATATTACTGTTGATGCTGCGATCAGGTTTGAGAGTCGGAGAAGTGGCAAATCTCACCTTTCCGGCGATAGACTTCGAAAGAAAAAGTATCCTTGTTCTGAACGGCAAGTTTCGAAAAGATCGGATTGTCTACATGAGCGACGATACAGTTGATGCCCTGCACGCATATATGCAGACGAGGCCGCCATCAAAGGCACGGACGGTGTTCTTGGTTCAGAAAGGCCTTTACCGAGGCAAACCGCTATCGATTCGCGGTATCCAAAAACGAATAGAGAAATATGCGAAGAACACCGGAGTGTCCGTATCATGCCATCGTTTTCGTCACACTATGGCAACACAGTTGTTGAATGCGGATGCAATGCTGCCGACGGTTCAACAGCTTATGGGCCACAGCTGCGTTTCAAGCACCCAGCGGTATGCCAAAATTTCAAATACAAAGGTGAGGCGCGATTACTTCAAGGCAATGGCGATCATACTCGGGGAGCATGGATCAAGGATCAAGGGCTGAGAACGAAGGGCGAAACATAACAATAAAGTGCAGTCGTACGAAGGCCAAGCTCTACTTTTTCCTCTACAGACAGAGGTTCGGTTATTTTATCCCCTCTCCTGTCGAGGATTACCCCGAGTACTGGCGAGCCAACGGCCCAACGCTGCGGTCCTGTCATTTGTGCGCCAAGATCGTCAAGAACTTCTTCCTGGAATCACCAACTTCTCTTTTTCGTATCAGTACACGGTTACACACGGCAATTATGGCGAGGGGTCCTAAAGGAGCGTCCAAGAGGAAGTTTTACTTGACAGGACCTTGCGCAGGTGCAACCATGTGAATAGATCATAACCTCCTTCGCCATTGACGTAACACAAAGCGAACGAGCAGGAGGGCCCCGTGTAGTGGGGATTTATCTGCCAATGCAGGGAAATTGGTCAACGCAACAATTTCCGAGCTCTCAGAAAAGCCACCCGAGTGGGTATATTGTTGTCGAAAGCAGTCGATACAGAAACCACAGCCCAATCAAACCTCACAGCCACAGCCCAAAAGCAATCAACGGGAGGAACAGCATGGGCGACACTATGAAATTCGCGATCGTTTCAGATATGCATTTCGGCTACGATAAATGCGTATTACTAGATGAGGATAAACAAGGCAACATCAGTCGCAGCGACAAATACCGAGAGTTTGCAAAAGCCGTTGGTGAAGACAATGATTACCTTATTGTGGTGGGGGACGTGTTTGACTTTTCCGTTGCAAGTTACGAAAAAGCCTACCGCCACGGCAAAAACTTCTTTGATTGGATAAGGCAAGATAAACTAGTTAAGCTTTCTTCATCAAAGAAGAACAGTTACGGGCCTGTGGTCTACGTGGCCGGCAATCACGACGCGGACGTCTG
This region of Syntrophorhabdaceae bacterium genomic DNA includes:
- a CDS encoding site-specific integrase, which gives rise to MPARWWRKKKFARPRTSNSWRTLPRAIEPDDVNRLLRKRFTPRDKCMILMLLRSGMRISELLALRLEDISLRKHTVTIHESAKTRNGRITYLGEDACKAVRKWMKARKANTKFLLYARGETSMSYSTARSSFANCLRSARLVRKGYTLHSLRHTFASELLCAGMPLESLQILMGHSDIEVTRRYARLTDKALEKDYFEAMKIIERGDIDGSYRTAYQI
- a CDS encoding tyrosine-type recombinase/integrase, with protein sequence MDPTELLTRYRRFLKRVNYSKTTVRSYAFIVQVFLDWVTVSINEVTCDVMGEYVGFLHHRRLRPQTINSYLDGIRKFYDYLTFEERKGIVNPVKNEYKQILPKPLPRFLKDQELKILLRHVTHKRDRAILLLMLRSGLRVGEVANLTFPAIDFERKSILVLNGKFRKDRIVYMSDDTVDALHAYMQTRPPSKARTVFLVQKGLYRGKPLSIRGIQKRIEKYAKNTGVSVSCHRFRHTMATQLLNADAMLPTVQQLMGHSCVSSTQRYAKISNTKVRRDYFKAMAIILGEHGSRIKG